In the genome of Bacillus sp. S3, one region contains:
- a CDS encoding sugar phosphate nucleotidyltransferase — protein MKRKLLGVIDATTYHDDLEDLLAHRSLAALPFAGRYRIIDFVLSNMVNSGIRSVAIFPKMQYRSLMDHLGSGKNWDLNRKRDGLFFFPSPIVDNDGNKIGSFEHFAANMDYFYRSTQEYAVIANCYTIFNMDFRPILDWHKHAQCDITEIHHSDGTPMEIYLIKTSLLIKLLETRHETGYTCIKDVVTAIHNEYSICHYDYNGYAVMIDSIESYFSTSMKLLESNVWKQLFLKDQPILTKVKDEPPTKYVKGSSVKNAMIANGCFISGTVENSIVSRGVKIGKGAVIKNCIIMQKCQIEENCYLDSVILDKDVKVEAGTHLTGSAGSPYVIRKGSRQGALMNS, from the coding sequence GTGAAAAGAAAGCTATTAGGCGTTATTGATGCCACAACCTATCATGATGATTTAGAAGATTTGTTAGCACACCGTTCACTAGCCGCACTACCTTTTGCAGGACGTTACCGTATTATTGATTTTGTCCTGTCAAATATGGTGAATTCAGGTATTCGCAGTGTGGCCATTTTTCCAAAAATGCAGTACCGCTCATTAATGGATCATCTAGGTTCAGGAAAAAATTGGGATTTAAATCGCAAGCGAGATGGCCTTTTCTTTTTCCCTTCTCCAATCGTGGATAATGACGGAAATAAAATTGGATCGTTTGAACATTTTGCTGCCAACATGGATTACTTTTATCGCAGTACACAAGAGTATGCAGTGATTGCCAACTGTTATACGATTTTTAATATGGACTTTAGACCGATATTAGATTGGCATAAACATGCCCAATGCGATATAACTGAAATCCATCACTCGGATGGAACGCCTATGGAAATTTATTTAATCAAAACCTCTTTACTCATAAAACTGCTCGAAACAAGACATGAAACAGGCTATACCTGCATTAAGGATGTTGTAACGGCTATTCATAATGAGTATTCTATTTGTCACTATGATTATAACGGCTATGCCGTAATGATAGATTCGATTGAAAGCTATTTTTCTACTAGTATGAAGCTTCTTGAATCCAATGTTTGGAAGCAATTATTCTTAAAAGATCAGCCGATTTTGACAAAAGTAAAGGATGAGCCGCCAACCAAATATGTCAAAGGATCCTCTGTGAAAAATGCGATGATTGCGAACGGCTGCTTTATTAGCGGAACGGTGGAGAACAGTATTGTCTCACGCGGGGTAAAAATCGGAAAAGGGGCTGTCATCAAGAATTGCATCATCATGCAAAAATGCCAAATTGAAGAGAATTGTTACCTTGATTCGGTTATTTTAGATAAGGATGTAAAAGTGGAGGCAGGGACCCATTTAACGGGATCTGCAGGGTCCCCATATGTTATTCGTAAAGGGTCAAGACAAGGAGCGTTGATGAATTCGTGA
- a CDS encoding 1,4-dihydroxy-2-naphthoate polyprenyltransferase, which yields MQPNLQHHSKPAVKSNRGFQVWWQMTRPHTLTASFVPVLLGTALALRHEKFHFGLFAAMLVASILIQAATNMFNEYFDYKRGLDNEHSVGIGGTIVRDGIQPKTVINLAFGFYGAALLLGIYICANSSWWLALIGLVCMAVGYFYTGGPFPIAYTPFGEVFSGFFMGMLIILISFYIQTGTITNTSILVSVPSMVLVGMIMLSNNIRDLDGDKENGRKTVAILLGKKKAIYLLAGMFTFSYIWVIGLIISGIVPFWTAIVILSAPKAIKATKGFIANNIPIKMAPAMVATAQTNTIFGFLLAVGIFIGHFFS from the coding sequence ATGCAGCCAAATTTACAGCATCATTCGAAACCTGCCGTTAAATCAAACCGAGGTTTTCAAGTTTGGTGGCAAATGACCCGTCCACATACACTAACGGCATCGTTCGTACCCGTCCTACTTGGTACGGCTTTAGCTCTTAGACACGAGAAATTTCATTTTGGACTCTTTGCTGCGATGCTTGTTGCCAGTATTTTAATTCAAGCCGCTACTAATATGTTTAATGAATACTTTGATTACAAACGCGGACTTGACAATGAACACTCTGTTGGAATTGGCGGTACCATCGTCCGTGATGGAATTCAACCAAAAACCGTTATCAATTTAGCTTTTGGCTTTTACGGGGCTGCCTTATTATTAGGCATCTATATATGTGCAAATAGCAGCTGGTGGTTAGCATTGATTGGGCTTGTTTGTATGGCGGTTGGCTATTTTTATACCGGCGGACCATTTCCCATTGCCTATACACCATTTGGTGAAGTTTTTTCCGGTTTCTTTATGGGGATGCTGATTATTTTAATTTCATTCTATATTCAAACAGGAACAATTACCAACACCAGTATTCTTGTCTCCGTTCCAAGTATGGTATTGGTTGGGATGATTATGTTATCCAATAATATCCGTGATTTAGATGGCGATAAAGAAAATGGCCGTAAAACGGTCGCCATTTTGTTAGGAAAAAAGAAAGCCATCTATTTATTAGCCGGGATGTTTACCTTTTCTTACATTTGGGTTATAGGGCTAATCATTAGCGGGATCGTACCATTTTGGACAGCGATTGTGATTCTAAGTGCTCCCAAAGCCATCAAGGCCACAAAAGGATTCATTGCAAATAATATTCCAATCAAAATGGCCCCTGCGATGGTCGCAACAGCTCAGACAAATACGATTTTTGGATTTTTACTTGCAGTCGGTATTTTTATCGGACATTTCTTTTCATAA
- a CDS encoding glycogen/starch/alpha-glucan phosphorylase: MFSSTTEFKNTFLKRLEMLCGKGFSESSTRDHYQTLGSMIREFVSNNWIATNERYHAAEGKQVYYLSIEYLLGKLLRQNLINLGVEETVEKGLQELDIDLGELEEIEADAGLGNGGLGRLAACFLDSLASLDLPGHGHGIRYKHGLFEQKIVDGYQVELPEQWLRSGNVWEIRKADSAVKIPFWGKVEAKMEEGRLVFHHLNAEAVTAVPHDMPVIGYKSKNVNTLRLWNAEPSPFPMHKDVLKYKRETESISEFLYPDDTHDEGKILRLKQQYFLVSASIQSILRTYRKQHGNLHQLHEHICIHINDTHPVLAIPELMRILIDVDGFDWEQAWDITQHTISYTNHTTLSEALEKWPIHIFRPLLPRIYMIVEEINERFCQELWEQTPGDWQRIKELAIIADEYVKMAHLAIVGSFSVNGVAKLHTEILKKREMKLFFELFPEKFNNKTNGIAYRRWLLKANPKLSSLITEVIGPSWTFSAEELTHLLKYKNDRSFLEQLLKIKNENKQRLADIILDRTGVAVDTGAIFDVQVKRLHAYKRQLLNVLHIMHLYNRIKEDSSYSIPPRVFIFGAKASPGYYYAKKIIKLINSVAEKVNNDPIVGDKMKVIFLENYRVSLAERIFPASDVSEQISTASKEASGTGNMKFMINGALTVGTLDGANIEIRELVGDDHIFTFGLTADEVLHYYQHGGYQSQEYYHHDYRIRQAVDQLVNGFFPGVQNDFEPIFDSLLEENDQYFVLKDFAAYADIQQSIGETFMNKEKWQKMSLTNIAHAGYFSSDRTIKEYADDIWGIKPL; the protein is encoded by the coding sequence ATGTTTTCTAGTACAACAGAGTTTAAGAATACCTTTCTTAAAAGGCTCGAGATGTTATGCGGTAAGGGGTTTTCGGAGAGTTCGACAAGGGATCATTATCAAACCCTTGGAAGTATGATTCGTGAATTTGTCAGTAATAACTGGATTGCCACAAATGAACGGTACCATGCAGCAGAAGGGAAGCAGGTATATTACCTCTCGATTGAATATTTATTGGGGAAACTGTTACGGCAAAATTTAATTAATTTAGGTGTTGAAGAGACTGTAGAGAAAGGGCTTCAGGAGCTTGATATTGACCTTGGGGAGCTAGAGGAAATAGAAGCGGATGCAGGGTTAGGAAACGGCGGCTTGGGCCGGTTAGCAGCCTGTTTTCTAGATTCGCTTGCTTCACTCGATCTACCGGGGCATGGGCACGGCATTCGATACAAGCATGGCCTATTTGAACAAAAAATAGTCGACGGCTACCAAGTGGAACTGCCGGAGCAATGGCTAAGGAGCGGCAATGTGTGGGAAATTCGCAAGGCAGATAGTGCGGTGAAAATTCCATTTTGGGGTAAGGTGGAGGCGAAGATGGAAGAGGGACGCCTTGTTTTTCACCATTTGAACGCCGAAGCCGTTACAGCTGTCCCCCATGATATGCCTGTGATTGGCTATAAATCTAAAAATGTAAATACACTAAGGCTTTGGAATGCGGAGCCTTCTCCCTTTCCTATGCATAAGGATGTTTTAAAATATAAACGGGAGACTGAATCGATTTCCGAGTTTTTATACCCTGATGACACCCATGATGAGGGGAAGATTTTACGACTGAAGCAGCAATACTTTTTAGTATCAGCCAGTATTCAATCGATTTTAAGAACCTACCGGAAACAACATGGGAACTTACATCAGCTACATGAACATATTTGTATCCATATCAATGATACGCACCCTGTTCTGGCGATTCCGGAGTTAATGAGGATCCTGATTGATGTGGACGGGTTTGACTGGGAGCAAGCGTGGGATATAACGCAACATACCATTTCCTATACGAATCATACGACATTGTCGGAAGCATTAGAAAAATGGCCCATCCATATTTTTCGCCCGCTGCTGCCAAGAATTTATATGATCGTGGAAGAAATTAATGAACGGTTTTGCCAAGAGCTTTGGGAACAAACCCCTGGTGACTGGCAGAGAATAAAAGAACTGGCAATCATTGCGGATGAGTATGTGAAAATGGCTCATTTAGCAATAGTCGGCAGTTTTAGTGTAAATGGTGTAGCTAAGCTGCATACAGAAATATTAAAGAAACGGGAGATGAAGCTGTTTTTCGAACTGTTTCCTGAAAAATTTAATAATAAAACAAACGGAATTGCCTACCGACGCTGGCTGTTAAAAGCGAATCCAAAGTTATCTTCCCTTATAACTGAAGTGATCGGACCGTCCTGGACCTTTTCCGCTGAAGAACTTACCCATTTACTAAAATATAAAAATGACCGATCATTTTTAGAACAGCTGTTGAAAATAAAAAATGAAAATAAACAGAGGCTTGCTGATATTATTTTAGATAGGACGGGAGTAGCAGTTGATACTGGGGCGATATTTGATGTTCAAGTGAAACGGCTGCACGCCTATAAACGGCAGCTTTTAAATGTTCTTCACATTATGCATTTATATAACAGGATTAAAGAGGATTCAAGCTATTCCATCCCCCCAAGAGTGTTCATCTTTGGTGCAAAAGCATCACCGGGGTATTATTATGCGAAAAAAATTATCAAATTAATAAACTCTGTGGCGGAAAAAGTGAATAATGATCCAATCGTCGGCGATAAAATGAAGGTAATCTTTCTTGAGAATTACCGTGTTTCCTTAGCGGAAAGAATCTTTCCTGCCTCCGATGTGAGTGAACAAATTTCCACGGCGAGTAAAGAAGCCTCCGGTACGGGAAATATGAAATTCATGATTAACGGTGCCCTAACAGTAGGAACCTTAGATGGTGCTAATATTGAGATTCGTGAATTGGTTGGCGATGATCATATTTTTACATTTGGATTAACTGCAGATGAAGTACTTCATTATTATCAGCACGGAGGCTATCAATCGCAAGAGTATTATCATCATGACTATCGCATCAGACAGGCTGTTGACCAGCTGGTAAACGGGTTTTTTCCAGGGGTTCAAAATGATTTTGAACCGATATTTGATTCGCTTTTGGAGGAAAATGATCAATATTTTGTCTTAAAGGATTTTGCCGCATATGCCGATATCCAACAGTCGATTGGCGAAACCTTTATGAATAAGGAAAAGTGGCAAAAAATGAGCTTAACCAATATTGCTCATGCCGGTTATTTTTCAAGCGACCGGACGATTAAGGAATACGCGGATGATATTTGGGGGATTAAACCTCTATAA
- a CDS encoding glucose-1-phosphate adenylyltransferase translates to MGKKKCVAMLLAGGKGSRLNSLTKDLAKPAVPFGGKYRIIDFTLSNCVNSGIDTVGVLTQYQPLLLNSYIGIGSAWDLDRKDGGVTVLPPYSESSEVKWYTGTASAIYQNLNYLKQHQPEYVLILSGDHIYKMNYESMLEYHIEKRADVTISLIEVPWVEASRFGIMNTNEEMRIVEFEEKPSDPKNNLASMGIYIFSWNILKEYLEMDERNPESSHDFGKDVIPLLLEENKKLFAYPFKGYWKDVGTVQSLWEANMDLLGEECELDLFDHDWRIYSVNPNQPPQYISSEAIVSESLINEGCTIEGEIVKSVLFQGVTVGKGSTILESVIMPDATIGMNCLIEKAIVPSDIKVPDGTVIRSFDDEIILVTEEMLSSLYSAI, encoded by the coding sequence ATGGGAAAGAAAAAGTGCGTAGCCATGCTGTTAGCAGGAGGGAAAGGAAGTAGACTTAATTCGCTGACTAAAGATCTGGCGAAACCGGCAGTACCGTTCGGAGGGAAATACCGTATCATTGATTTTACCTTAAGCAACTGCGTCAATTCCGGTATTGATACAGTTGGGGTTTTAACGCAATATCAGCCACTTCTATTAAATTCCTATATTGGAATCGGCAGCGCTTGGGATCTTGATCGCAAGGATGGCGGGGTAACCGTTTTACCCCCTTACAGTGAGTCGTCGGAAGTAAAATGGTATACCGGTACCGCAAGCGCCATCTATCAAAACCTAAATTATCTGAAACAACATCAACCGGAATATGTATTAATCCTATCAGGTGACCATATTTACAAAATGAATTACGAGAGCATGCTCGAATATCACATTGAGAAAAGAGCAGATGTGACGATTTCATTGATAGAGGTTCCTTGGGTTGAAGCCAGCCGGTTTGGAATCATGAATACAAACGAGGAAATGAGAATAGTTGAGTTTGAAGAAAAGCCTAGTGATCCAAAAAATAATCTGGCTTCCATGGGCATTTATATATTTAGCTGGAATATACTGAAAGAATATTTAGAAATGGATGAACGGAACCCGGAGTCTAGTCATGATTTTGGAAAAGATGTCATCCCGCTACTTTTAGAAGAAAATAAGAAATTGTTTGCCTATCCGTTTAAGGGCTATTGGAAAGATGTTGGTACAGTCCAAAGCCTTTGGGAAGCAAATATGGATTTATTAGGTGAGGAATGTGAGTTGGACTTATTTGACCATGATTGGAGAATTTATTCCGTCAATCCGAATCAGCCGCCGCAGTATATCTCTTCAGAGGCAATTGTAAGCGAGTCATTAATAAATGAGGGCTGTACGATTGAAGGGGAAATTGTTAAATCGGTTTTGTTTCAAGGTGTCACGGTTGGCAAGGGATCAACCATATTAGAATCGGTTATTATGCCTGATGCAACGATTGGAATGAACTGTTTAATTGAAAAGGCCATTGTCCCGAGTGATATAAAGGTACCGGACGGGACAGTAATCCGGTCGTTTGACGATGAAATTATCCTTGTAACGGAAGAAATGTTAAGCAGTCTTTATTCTGCTATTTAA
- the glgA gene encoding glycogen synthase GlgA, which yields MKVLFAVSECGPFAKSGGLADVAGSLPKELKSLGTDVRVILPKYGTISNEYKQEMKKVKEFTVSVGWRNQYCGIEVFAHQGITYYFVDNEYYFNRENLYGYFDDGERFAYFNQAVLETIAQLNFYPDVLHCHDWHTAMIPFLLRTEYYKRKGYDTIRTVFTIHNLQFQGIFPKEVLGDLLGMDYNSFHSGQLEFFGNINFMKGALVAADKITTVSPTYKEEIQTPVYGEKLDGLLREREEDLIGILNGIDEDFYNPAIDPLIEQTYKVGSYQKKAVNKREIQKRFELPQSAGTPLLVMISRLTRQKGLDLVKCVLREILQEDVQVIILGTGDYEYEEHLRQAARVYPEKLKVHTGFNEELAHKLYAAADVFLMPSQFEPCGLGQLIAMKYGAIPIVRETGGLNDTVNAWNEYTGEGNGFSFRNFNAHDMLYTIQRALHFYHNKPAWASIVKQAMEKDYSWAQSAFSYNQLYAELVSRSETHVF from the coding sequence GTGAAAGTATTATTTGCCGTATCAGAATGTGGTCCATTTGCCAAATCAGGGGGGCTTGCCGATGTTGCCGGTTCCCTTCCAAAAGAATTAAAAAGCTTGGGAACAGATGTCAGGGTAATTCTTCCTAAGTATGGGACCATTTCTAATGAATATAAACAAGAAATGAAAAAAGTTAAGGAATTTACCGTATCAGTCGGTTGGAGGAATCAATATTGCGGTATTGAGGTCTTTGCCCATCAGGGGATTACTTATTATTTTGTTGATAACGAATACTATTTTAACCGGGAAAATCTTTATGGCTATTTTGATGACGGGGAAAGGTTTGCCTATTTCAATCAGGCAGTGCTTGAAACAATAGCACAGCTTAATTTTTATCCGGATGTCCTGCATTGTCATGATTGGCATACGGCAATGATCCCTTTTCTTTTAAGAACGGAATACTACAAGCGAAAAGGTTATGATACGATCCGGACCGTATTCACGATTCATAATCTGCAATTTCAGGGGATATTTCCAAAAGAGGTATTGGGTGATTTACTGGGTATGGATTACAACTCCTTTCATTCAGGCCAATTAGAGTTTTTTGGAAATATCAATTTTATGAAAGGGGCGCTCGTTGCCGCTGATAAAATAACGACTGTAAGTCCAACGTATAAAGAAGAAATTCAGACTCCTGTATATGGTGAAAAGCTTGATGGTCTGCTTAGGGAACGCGAGGAAGATCTGATTGGAATTTTAAATGGCATAGATGAGGACTTTTACAATCCGGCAATTGATCCGCTCATTGAGCAAACTTATAAAGTGGGTTCTTATCAAAAGAAGGCAGTCAACAAAAGGGAAATCCAAAAAAGATTTGAACTGCCGCAAAGTGCGGGCACCCCATTGCTGGTGATGATCTCCAGGCTCACTAGGCAGAAAGGGCTGGATTTAGTAAAGTGTGTCCTCCGTGAAATTTTGCAGGAGGACGTACAAGTCATTATTCTTGGCACCGGTGATTACGAATACGAGGAGCACTTAAGGCAGGCAGCAAGGGTCTACCCTGAAAAATTAAAGGTTCATACTGGTTTTAATGAGGAGCTCGCTCATAAGCTTTATGCAGCAGCAGACGTGTTTTTAATGCCGTCACAATTTGAACCATGTGGTCTGGGACAACTTATCGCGATGAAATACGGAGCGATTCCGATTGTTCGCGAAACTGGCGGATTAAACGATACTGTGAACGCTTGGAATGAGTATACCGGTGAAGGAAATGGCTTTTCTTTCCGGAATTTTAATGCCCATGACATGCTGTATACCATCCAAAGAGCCTTACACTTTTATCATAATAAACCGGCGTGGGCGTCAATCGTGAAACAGGCAATGGAAAAGGATTATAGCTGGGCACAATCAGCATTTAGTTATAATCAGCTTTATGCTGAGCTGGTTTCAAGGAGTGAAACACATGTTTTCTAG